A genome region from Meriones unguiculatus strain TT.TT164.6M chromosome 19, Bangor_MerUng_6.1, whole genome shotgun sequence includes the following:
- the Znf322 gene encoding zinc finger protein 322: MCEKTFIQSSDLISHQRIHNYEKPYKCSKCEKSFWHHLALSGHQRTHAGKKFYTCDICGKNFGQSSDLLVHQRSHTGEKPYLCNECDKCFSRSTNLIRHRRTHTGEKPFKCLECEKAFSGKSDLISHQRTHTGERPYKCNKCEKSYRHRSAFIVHKRVHTGEKPYKCGACEKCFGQKSDLIVHQRVHTGEKPYKCLECMRSFTRSANLIRHQATHTHTFKCLEYEKSFNCSSDLIVRQRIHMEEKPHQWSMCESGFLLGMDFIAQQKMRTQTEELHYKYSVCDKSFHHSSALLQRQTMRIDEEYICNVSEKGLDLSSHASETSRIS, encoded by the coding sequence ATGTGTGAAAAAACCTTCATCCAAAGTTCAGATCTTATTTCACACCAGAGGATCCATAATTATGAGAAACCTTATAAGTGTAGCAAATGTGAGAAGAGCTTTTGGCACCATTTAGCCCTTTCAGGACACCAGAGaacacatgcaggtaaaaagTTCTATACCTGTGACATCTGTGGCAAGAATTTTGGTCAGAGCTCTGATCTGCTTGTCCATCAGCGAAGCCATACAGGTGAGAAACCTTATCTGTGTAATGAGTGTGATAAATGCTTCAGTCGAAGCACAAATCTCATAAGGCACCGAAGAACTCACACAGGTGAGAAACCGTTTAAGTGTCTGGAATGTGAAAAAGCTTTTAGTGGAAAATCAGATCTTATTAGCCATCAAAGGACTCATACTGGTGAGAGGCCCTACAAATGCAACAAATGTGAGAAGAGTTATCGGCACCGTTCCGCCTTCATTGTCCATAAAAGAGTTCATACCGGGGAGAAGCCGTATAAGTGTGGTGCCTGTGAGAAGTGCTTTGGGCAGAAATCTGACCTTATTGTACACCAGAGAGTCCATACAGGTGAGAAACCGTATAAATGCTTGGAGTGTATGAGAAGTTTTACTCGGAGTGCCAACCTAATTAGGCATCAGGCAACTCACACTCATACTTTCAAATGCCTTGAATATGAGAAAAGTTTCAACTGTAGCTCAGACCTCATTGTACGTCAGAGAATTCACATGGAAGAAAAACCACATCAGTGGTCTATGTGTGAGAGTGGCTTCCTCTTAGGTATGGACTTCATTGCCCAGCAGAAAATGAGGACTCAAACAGAAGAGCTACATTATAAATACAGTGTTTGTGATAAAAGCTTTCATCATAGCTCAGCCCTTCTTCAACGTCAAACAATGCGCATTGATGAAGAGTACATCTGTAATGTAAGTGAAAAAGGTCTTGATCTCAGCTCTCATGCATCAGAAACCTCACGGATATCTTGA